In Penaeus monodon isolate SGIC_2016 chromosome 26, NSTDA_Pmon_1, whole genome shotgun sequence, the following are encoded in one genomic region:
- the LOC119589778 gene encoding uncharacterized protein LOC119589778, producing the protein MEKAAQFTFQSSHYESFQFVAVSPHRIPTPNLLVVGRRPSSRGGFPGCEDLLFLKPVPVAWIFLSRKLRVFQPSITSLCWSLVPWLDRACVIREREFAVVSTKEEITILHLSTREEPPGGGREHTLRTSVSLSGCVIQPSVPRLVFAGESVVGKVDLYLTDDGLSATLKEMRSDWVAEKGELHFLCISCVERKVEVVLGDREGKVYICLIDSSNTFSLVKEIALPFAVCSLSLCLASASSTLLVSVLGAEGQAVVLHLASMSLSESKVCLLPTETPLRFASWFQNDNRPVLTAADSEGKIYLWKEVQDGERKTWALWGMRPSGGPGVALAWHAAERQWLAYSTRCRVALVDMWEINHL; encoded by the coding sequence ATGGAGAAAGCCGCGCAGTTTACGTTCCAGAGTTCGCATTACGAGAGTTTCCAGTTCGTGGCGGTGAGTCCTCATAGGATTCCGACGCCGAACCTCCTGGTCGTGGGGCGGCGACCCTCTTCCCGAGGAGGCTTCCCGGGCTGTGAGGACCTGCTCTTCCTCAAGCCCGTCCCCGTGGCGTGGATCTTCCTTTCGCGGAAGCTCAGGGTATTCCAGCCCTCCATCACGTCCCTCTGCTGGAGCCTCGTGCCCTGGCTCGACCGCGCGTGCGTTATCCGAGAGAGGGAGTTTGCCGTGGTCTCGACGAAGGAGGAGATCACCATCCTTCACCTCAGCACGAGGGAGGAGCCGCCTGGCGGAGGGCGGGAGCACACGCTAAGGACGAGTGTGAGCTTGAGCGGGTGCGTGATTCAGCCCTCCGTGCCGCGGCTGGTGTTCGCCGGCGAGTCCGTGGTGGGCAAGGTGGACCTCTACCTCACCGACGACGGCCTCAGCGCCACCCTGAAGGAGATGCGCTCCGACTGGGTGGCGGAGAAGGGCGAGCTCCACTTCCTGtgcatcagctgcgtggagaggaaggtggaggtggtgcTAGGCGACCGCGAGGGGAAGGTGTACATCTGCCTGATCGACTCGTCCAACACGTTCTCGCTGGTGAAGGAGATCGCGCTGCCGTTCGCGGTGTGCTCTCTCAGCCTGTGTCTGGCCAGCGCCTCCTCGACCCTGCTGGTGTCCGTGCTGGGGGCGGAGGGGCAGGCCGTCGTGCTGCACCTGGCTTCGATGAGCCTGTCGGAGAGCAAAGTCTGCCTCCTGCCCACGGAGACGCCCTTGCGCTTCGCCTCCTGGTTCCAGAACGACAATCGGCCTGTCCTCACGGCCGCCGACAGCGAGGGCAAGATATACCTCTGGAAGGAAGTGCAGGACGGGGAAAGGAAGACGTGGGCGCTTTGGGGAATGAGGCCCTCGGGTGGCCCGGGGGTCGCGTTGGCTTGGCATGCGGCCGAAAGGCAGTGGCTGGCCTACTCCACGCGCTGCCGGGTCGCGCTCGTCGACATGTGGGAAATCAATCACTTGTGA